In Misgurnus anguillicaudatus chromosome 5, ASM2758022v2, whole genome shotgun sequence, a genomic segment contains:
- the tbc1d10aa gene encoding uncharacterized protein tbc1d10aa isoform X2, whose product MGVSHLQVRLRCQKGIPPSLRGRAWLYLSGGKVKREQNIGKFKELDDMAGDPKWVDVIERDLHRQFPFHEMFVSRGGHGQQDLFRVLKAYTLYRPEEGYCQAQAPIAAVLLMHMPAEDAFWGLVQICEKYLPGYYSTGLEAIQLDGEILNALLKRVSPVAYRHLDKHKIEPILYMTEWFMCAFSRTLPWASVLRVWDMFLCDGVKIIFRVGLVLLKCMVGSREKLKACAGQYETMELLRALDPRYMQEGYLVQQVLELPISARDVEREHRIQLKRWRKTHGELSYKSAPRLHGAYAIMAAEPHTRQDLRQNPTIIVQNPLDSDPEFSRKKRGTIRKAPIPHVDVPNPYALPTDLKPAPINIEPEKQDHLKQAPSNNLHNMQPSPSQQRSLLTTQEKTPENQDHLNQTPPFNKIPNMQPSPSQQRSLLTTEEKTPENQDCLKQTPPFNKIPNMQPSPSQQRFLLTTQEKTPEKEDHLKQTPPSNNIPNMQPSPSQQRFLLTTQEKTPEKQDHLKQTPPFNKIPNMQPSPSQQRSLITTQEKTPENQDHLKQPPSNNLPNIQLSPSQQRFVLTTQEKTPEKQDHLMQTPPLNNLPNIQLSPSQQRSLLTTQEKTPEKQVDLKQPPSNNLPNIQLSPSQQRFVLTTQEKTPEKQDHLMQTPPLNNLPNIQLSPSQQRSLLTTQEKTPENQDHLKQPPSNNLHNKQLSPSLQRFLLTTPERMLAEKIVPPPAPTVPPPIPTTYPFQPPKHQSPPSVFRTPPPPLSPKPSPDPKSTNPAEILQRFNQGLAAELPPPPPKDSTPATNTNNSAHPINSTLILPNNTPVNGKSIPVAPRVLGLSLSCESVGSEDTYL is encoded by the exons GTCAGACTGCGATGTCAGAAAGGAATCCCACCATCATTACGGGGCAGGGCATGGCTCTACCTATCAGGTGGAAAAGTGAAGAGGGAACAAAACATTGGGAAGTTTAAG GAGCTGGATGACATGGCCGGAGACCCTAAATGGGTTGATGTGATCGAGAGAGACCTACACAGACAATTCCCCTTTCATGAGATGTTTGTGTCACGAGGAGGTCACGG GCAACAGGATCTCTTCCGGGTGTTAAAGGCTTACACCCTATACAGGCCAGAGGAGGGTTACTGCCAAGCTCAGGCTCCTATAGCAGCAGTGCTGCTGATGCACATGCCAGCAGAG GATGCATTTTGGGGTCTGGTTCAGATTTGTGAGAAGTATCTGCCTGGATATTACAGCACAGGCCTG GAGGCAATTCAGTTGGATGGGGAAATCCTGAATGCACTACTGAAGCGTGTGAGCCCTGTGGCGTATCGGCACCTTGACAAGCACAAGATAGAGCCCATCCTCTACATGACAGAGTGGTTCATGTGCGCCTTTTCCAGAACTCTACCCTGGGCCTCTGTGCTAAGAGTGTGGGACATGTTCCTGTGCGATG GAGTTAAGATCATTTTCCGTGTTGGGTTGGTGCTGCTGAAGTGCATGGTGGGATCTCGTGAGAAACTAAAGGCTTGTGCTGGTCAATATGAGACTATGGAGCTTCTCAGGGCACTGGACCCACGATACATGCAGGAGGGCTATCTCGTACAACAG GTCTTAGAGCTGCCCATATCTGCTCGGGACGTCGAGCGAGAGCACCGCATACAGCTCAAGCGCTGGCGAAAAACTCACGGTGAGCTCAGCTACAAGTCCGCTCCCAGGCTGCACGGCGCATATGCCATCATGGCCGCTGAGCCACACACCCGACAAGACCTTCGTCAGAACCCCACCATCATCGTTCAGAATCCCCTGGACTCGGATCCTGAATTCAGTCGCAAAAAGAGAGGCACCATCCGAAAAGCCCCGATTCCTCATGTAGACGTCCCTAACCCCTATGCCTTACCTACAGACCTCAAACCAGCCCCTATCAATATTGAGCCGGAGAAACAAGACCATCTCAAGCAAGCACCATCCAACAATCTACACAATATGCAACCTTCTCCATCACAACAGCGCTCTTTACTTACTACACAAGAGAAGACGCCCGAGAACCAAGACCATCTCAATCAAACACCACCATTTAACAAAATACCAAATATGCAACCTTCTCCATCACAACAGCGCTCCTTACTTACTACAGAAGAGAAGACGCCCGAGAACCAAGACTGTCTCAAGCAAACACCACCATTTAACAAAATACCAAATATGCAACCTTCTCCATCACAACAACGTTTCTTACTTACTACACAAGAGAAGACGCCCGAAAAGGAAGACCATCTCAAGCAAACACCACCATCCAACAATATACCAAATATGCAACCTTCTCCATCACAACAACGTTTCTTACTTACTACACAAGAGAAGACCCCCGAGAAACAAGACCATCTCAAGCAAACACCACCATTTAACAAAATACCAAATATGCAACCTTCTCCATCACAACAGCGCTCCTTAATTACTACACAAGAGAAGACGCCCGAGAACCAAGACCATCTCAAGCAACCACCATCCAACAATCTACCAAATATCCAACTTTCTCCATCACAACAGCGCTTCGTACTCACTACACAAGAGAAGACACCCGAAAAGCAAGACCATCTCATGCAAACACCACCATTAAACAATCTACCAAATATCCAACTTTCTCCATCACAACAGCGCTCCTTACTTACTACACAAGAGAAGACGCCCGAGAAACAAGTCGATCTCAAGCAACCACCATCCAACAATCTCCCAAATATCCAACTTTCTCCATCACAACAGCGCTTCGTACTCACTACACAAGAGAAGACCCCCGAGAAACAAGACCATCTCATGCAAACACCACCATTAAACAATCTACCAAATATCCAACTTTCTCCATCACAACAGCGCTCCTTACTTACTACACAAGAGAAGACGCCCGAGAACCAAGACCATCTCAAGCAACCACCATCCAACAATCTACACAATAAACAGCTTTCTCCATCACTACAACGCTTTTTACTCACTACACCGGAGAGAATGCTAGCCGAGAAGATAGTACCTCCTCCCGCCCCAACTGTGCCTCCTCCTATCCCAACCACTTATCCATTCCAACCACCAAAACATCAATCCCCTCCAAGTGTCTTTCGCACACCACCACCGCCACTATCTCCCAAACCCTCACCAGACCCCAAATCTACAAACCCAGCGGAGATCCTTCAACGCTTCAATCAAGGACTAGCCGCGGAGCTGCCTCCTCCTCCCCCCAAAGACTCCACACCAGcaacaaatacaaacaactcTGCCCACCCAATAAACTCAACTTTGATTCTTCCAAACAACACACCTGTGAATGGGAAATCCATTCCCGTTGCTCCCAGAGTTCTCGGTTTAAGTCTTTCCTGTGAGAGCGTGGGTTCAGAGGACACATACCTGTAG